One Nicotiana tomentosiformis chromosome 1, ASM39032v3, whole genome shotgun sequence genomic window, GATTTAATGTTGACATAAAATTCAGCATTGCTAAAACAATTTGATTGTTAATTTTCTTTTCTTATAAGATAAAATGTAAAATATGAATATGAATATGAATAATAGTATATTGATCAAAATAACTAAAATGACAAAACTCATCGGTAAAATAGGAGACACCCTTTTTGTTCAAgtataaatttaaaatatcacaCTATGGTACTAATTTTTAATATATCAAATAAATActctattttttataaaaataattcaacCGCAACTTCCACCTCGTCTTCTTCTTCGACACTTGCCCTCTGTTTTTCGGCGAGGAAGATGATAGTTCCAAGAACTTCAGCTCGTCTGTCTGGTTACTCAGCTGCTGCTAAAAGTAGTAAGTTTTTCTCTTTATTCATTGAGCCAACGCAAAACAAGATTTCCCTTGAGAAGTTCCTAAAAAATGACTGCAAATCAGGAAAAATCCATATTAAAGATGCACTTAATTACTTTGATAACATGCTTCATATGCAATCCCCACCACCCATTTCATCGTTCAACATCTTGCTAGGTGCAGTTGCGAAAACCAAGCACTACAATGATGTCATCTCACTGTATAATAAGATGGTTGCTGTAAATTATTCAACTGATTTTATCACCCTTAACATTTTGATTAACAGTTTTTGTAGTATGAAACAAGTGGGTTTAGGGTTTTCTGTTTTAGGTGGGATTTTTAAGAGGGGTTATAGTCCAAATGTTGTAACTTTCACATCATTAATTAAAGGGCTTTTTGTGGAAAATAAGATTAACGAGGCGGTGGGGCTTTTCAAGAAAATAGTTGAATTGGGATATAAGCCTCATGTTAAAACATGGGGAACTTTGATTAATGGGTTGTGTAGGAGTGGTAATGCTGAGAGGGCGCTCGTTTTGCATCAAGAAATGTCCAAGGGGAATGTTCTTTTTGGTGTTCCGTTTAGGCCGAATGTTGTAACATATAGCATGATAATTGATGGACTTTGCAAGGAAGGTTTGGTAGATAAGGCGGTTAAGGTATTTTTGGAGATGAAGGAGAAAAGAATCTCCCCGGATGTGGTAGTATATGGCTCGTTGGTTCATGGTCTGTCGGATGCTCGTAAGTGGGAGGAAGCGAAGGCTTTCTTTAATGAAATGGTGGATCAAGGTATCCGTCCGAATGTTGTAACGTTCAACGTCTTGATGAATGTCCTTTGTAAGGAAGGGAGAACCGAAGAAGCAAGTGCGTTGTTAGACTTAATGATACAAAGGGGTGAAAAACCTGATTCTTTTACGTATAACACGTTGATGGATGGATTTTGCTTAGAGGGAAAGGTTGATAATGCAAGGCAGTTGTTTGTTTCAATGGCTGCTAAGGGCGAGGAACGCAACGTAATAAGTTACAATATCTTAATCAATGGCTATTGCAAGTGCGGAAGAATAGACGATGGTTGGAGGCTTTATAAAGAGATGCTTCAGAAGGATTATAAGCCAACGGTAGTTACATTCAACACTTTGTTAACTGCTCTTTTTCACGGAGGAAAAGTTGGGGATGGCCGAGAACTATTTGACGAGATGCAAAGGTGTGGTGTGACACCAGATTCTTCAACTTTCACTATATTATTGGATGGATTTTGCAAGAATAATTGCCTCACGGAGGcaatggagttgttccaacttCTAGAAAGGACAAGACATGAACTCACTATTGATGCCTTTAATTGTGTGATTGACGGGTTGTGTAAAGGAGGAAAGCTTGAAGACGCTACCAAATTGTTTGAGAGTTTATCCCAGAAAGGCTTGGTCCCAACTGTTGTTACATATTCTATCATGATTCATGGGTTCTGTAAAATTGGTCAATTAGAAAAAGCAAATAATCTGTTCTTGGAGATGGAAAAGAAGGGATGTTTTCCTAATGTTGTAACATTTAATACACTTATGCGAGGTTTCTGTGATAACAATGATGCGCCACAGGTAGTAAACCTTCTTCAGAAAATGGCAGAGAAACATCTTTCACCAGATCTATCAACAATATCTCTTGTTGTTGAATTACTGTCGAAGGATGACAAATACCATGAATATCTGAACTTGATTccgacatttccaacacggtctGGTGAAAATTGAGTTTTTGAATGGGGTTCATCTATGCGATGAATTTTGGCTGGATTGTGATGTGGGAAAATTTCCTTTTATTAGAATTCTATTTGAAATGTGTGCTTGAGAAGCAGTATACCTGGTCTCAAGGGAATTTTGGAGGATCCGATACGCACCCACCGacattttcggagagtccgagcaacataggtgCGCTAGCATTCATTTTTATTACATTTTCACTCTCTTGATGGCCCCACTTGGATTAGAAGCCAGATTGCTGAGCTCAGCCATTATTGTTATAACCAAGTTCTCATAATCAATTGGTGCTGCTCCCAAGTAGCAGATCTGGTCAGAAGCAAATTTGTTGGATAAGCATGGACCGTTGCTGGCTGGTGTTGTTAGATTAATCTGTGGGGTTAATTGACTGCTAGTCATCAATCAGGTATGAAAACTTTTCTATTGC contains:
- the LOC104105727 gene encoding putative pentatricopeptide repeat-containing protein At1g12700, mitochondrial, producing the protein MIVPRTSARLSGYSAAAKSSKFFSLFIEPTQNKISLEKFLKNDCKSGKIHIKDALNYFDNMLHMQSPPPISSFNILLGAVAKTKHYNDVISLYNKMVAVNYSTDFITLNILINSFCSMKQVGLGFSVLGGIFKRGYSPNVVTFTSLIKGLFVENKINEAVGLFKKIVELGYKPHVKTWGTLINGLCRSGNAERALVLHQEMSKGNVLFGVPFRPNVVTYSMIIDGLCKEGLVDKAVKVFLEMKEKRISPDVVVYGSLVHGLSDARKWEEAKAFFNEMVDQGIRPNVVTFNVLMNVLCKEGRTEEASALLDLMIQRGEKPDSFTYNTLMDGFCLEGKVDNARQLFVSMAAKGEERNVISYNILINGYCKCGRIDDGWRLYKEMLQKDYKPTVVTFNTLLTALFHGGKVGDGRELFDEMQRCGVTPDSSTFTILLDGFCKNNCLTEAMELFQLLERTRHELTIDAFNCVIDGLCKGGKLEDATKLFESLSQKGLVPTVVTYSIMIHGFCKIGQLEKANNLFLEMEKKGCFPNVVTFNTLMRGFCDNNDAPQVVNLLQKMAEKHLSPDLSTISLVVELLSKDDKYHEYLNLIPTFPTRSGEN